Sequence from the Sphingomicrobium clamense genome:
GGCCGGAAGTCGACGAGCTTCGTCCTCGGATCAGTGTCATCGGCGTCGGTGGCGCGGGCGGAAACGCCATTGCGAACATGATGAATGCGGACGTCCAGGGCGTCGAATTCCTCGTGGCGAATACCGATGCGCAGGCGCTCAACGCCTCGGATGCAGACACGCGCATCCAGCTGGGCATGAAGATCACCCAGGGTCTGGGCGCGGGTTCGCGTCCCGAAATCGGTCGCGCCGCGGCCGAAGAGACGATGGAAGAGATCGAGAAGACCCTTGAAGGCTCGCACATGTGCTTCATCGCCGCAGGCATGGGCGGCGGCACCGGCACGGGCGCCGCGCCGGTCATCGCCAAGGCTGCGCGCGACAAGGGGATCCTGACCGTCGGTGTCGTGACCAAGCCCTTCGCCTTCGAAGGCGCGCGCCGCATGCGCTCGGCCGAAAGCGGGCTCGAAGAGCTGCAGAAGCATGTCGACACGCTGATCGTCATTCCCAACCAGAATCTGTTCCGCCTCGCGACCGCCGACACCACCTTCAAGGAAGCCTTTGAAATGGCCGACGAGGTGCTGCAGCAGGGCGTGCGCGGCATCACCGACCTGATGGTCATGCCGGGCCTGATCAACCTCGACTTCGCCGACGTTCGCTCGGTAATGGGCGAGATGGGCAAGGCGATGATGGGCACCGGCGAGGCCGAGGGCGACAATCGCGCCATCGAAGCCGCCGAGAAGGCCATCTCCAACCCGTTGCTCGACGGGGTGAGCATGAAGGGCGCCAAGGGCGTCATCATCTCAATCACCGGCGGCATGGACATGAAGCTGATGGAAGTCGACGAGGCGGCCAGCCACATCAAGGAACTGGTCGACGACGACGCCAACATCATCTGGGGCAGCGCCTTCAACGACGACCTCGACGGCAAGATCCGCGTGAGCGTGGTCGCGACGGGTATCGACGGGCAGGCGGCGGCGATGCCGACGGGTGCGACCACGGCGACCGCAACGACCACGGGCGGCTCGATGAGCGGTTCGATGGGTGCGGGCAAGGTCTTCGCCTTCCCGGGCAAAGCTATGGGCGGCGCCGAGACGCCCACCACGCCGACCACCGAGGCCGACACCGACATGGACGACGAGGACGAGGCGCTCGACCTGACCCAGGAGGCGGCCGACGACGAGGACGAGCTGCTGCTAGGCCAGGAAGATGCAGTGACCACGCCGCCGATCGCCACGCCCGAAGCCAATGACGAGGACGACAACGTCCCCAATGCCGGGTTCAGCGGCGTGAAGGGCGAAGTCGAAAGCGGGACGCTATTCGAGCGGATGAGCTCGATCGCGCGGGGCGCTGCGACGGCGGAAGCCAAGGACGGCGAAGAAGCGCGCGATGCCATTGATATTCCGCGCTTTTTGAACCGCCAGAACAACCAGTAGGCCAATTTGGGTTAGTCGATGGGGGCCGTTCGTCGCACTGGCGGGGCGGCTCACCCTTAACGCGTTAGGAGTCAGCTACGCGCAAGGACTTGTCTGGCATGAGGGCTGTCATGCGACATGAAATGATTCGCCGCGCGCGCGGGGCGCTCTGTGCTGCCGCTGCGACGCTGGCCGTGACAC
This genomic interval carries:
- the ftsZ gene encoding cell division protein FtsZ, producing the protein MSIDLMRPEVDELRPRISVIGVGGAGGNAIANMMNADVQGVEFLVANTDAQALNASDADTRIQLGMKITQGLGAGSRPEIGRAAAEETMEEIEKTLEGSHMCFIAAGMGGGTGTGAAPVIAKAARDKGILTVGVVTKPFAFEGARRMRSAESGLEELQKHVDTLIVIPNQNLFRLATADTTFKEAFEMADEVLQQGVRGITDLMVMPGLINLDFADVRSVMGEMGKAMMGTGEAEGDNRAIEAAEKAISNPLLDGVSMKGAKGVIISITGGMDMKLMEVDEAASHIKELVDDDANIIWGSAFNDDLDGKIRVSVVATGIDGQAAAMPTGATTATATTTGGSMSGSMGAGKVFAFPGKAMGGAETPTTPTTEADTDMDDEDEALDLTQEAADDEDELLLGQEDAVTTPPIATPEANDEDDNVPNAGFSGVKGEVESGTLFERMSSIARGAATAEAKDGEEARDAIDIPRFLNRQNNQ